A window from Tolypothrix sp. NIES-4075 encodes these proteins:
- a CDS encoding ATP-binding domain-containing protein gives DYADLNEIALAWSVTIHKSQGSEYPVVILPMYTQHYMMLSRNLLYTGLTRAKKLAIIIGSQKAIGMAVRSVNQKERYTQLQQRLTQVGLQQPCF, from the coding sequence CGACTATGCAGACTTAAACGAGATTGCCCTGGCGTGGAGCGTTACTATCCACAAATCCCAAGGTTCCGAGTACCCTGTTGTGATACTGCCCATGTATACCCAACATTATATGATGCTCTCTCGTAACCTACTTTACACTGGTTTGACACGGGCGAAGAAGTTAGCGATTATTATTGGTTCTCAAAAAGCTATTGGTATGGCAGTAAGGTCTGTCAATCAGAAAGAGCGCTACACTCAATTGCAGCAAAGGTTGACTCAAGTGGGGTTGCAGCAACCATGTTTTTAA